TGCGGGCCTTCTACGGGGACGTCCTCGGCATGACCGAGATCCCGAAGCCGCCCGTCCTCGCCGCCCGCGGAGGCTGCTGGTTCGCCGCCGCCGACGGCGCCGTCCAGCTCCACCTCGGGGTGGAGGCCGACTTCCGGCCCGCCCGCAAGGCCCACCCGGGCCTGCGGGTCTCCGGGATCCGCGACTTCGCGGCCCGCCTGGAGAGACACGGGACCGAGGTCGTCTGGGACGGCGACCTGCCGGGCCACCGCCGCTTCCACTGCGCGGATCCGGTCGGCAACCGGCTGGAGTTCCTGGAGCCCGTCGAGTGACACGGGGACGGGGGCGCCGCACACGCGTGCGACGCCCCCGTCCCCGGCCTCCGGGCCTCAGTTCTTGCGGTGCCCTATCAGCCGCGGCTTCTGCTCCAGGCCGTCCAGGCCGTGCCAGGCCAGGTTCACCAGGTGCGCCGCGACCTCCGCCTTCTTCGGCTTGCGCACGTCCAGCCACCACTGGCCGGTCAGGGCGACGCTGCCGACCAGGGCCTGCGCGTACAGCGGGGCCAGCTTCGGGTCGAAGCCGCGGGCCTTGAACTCCAGGCCCAGGATGTCCTCCACCTGCGTGGCGATGTCGCTGATCAGCGAGGCGAAGGTGCCCGTCGACTGCGCCACCGGCGAGTCGCGGACCAGGATGCGGAAACCGTCCGTGTAGCGCTCGATGTAGTCGAGCAGCGCGAACGCGGCCTGTTCGAGCAGCTCGCGCGGATGGCCGGCGGTCAGCGCGCCCGTC
The DNA window shown above is from Streptomyces showdoensis and carries:
- a CDS encoding VOC family protein encodes the protein MLVAVDHVQLAAPVGSEDLLRAFYGDVLGMTEIPKPPVLAARGGCWFAAADGAVQLHLGVEADFRPARKAHPGLRVSGIRDFAARLERHGTEVVWDGDLPGHRRFHCADPVGNRLEFLEPVE
- a CDS encoding TetR/AcrR family transcriptional regulator, whose amino-acid sequence is MMEDVAIAGSTGSTSEPKPRRGRRVRMTGAERREQLLDIGRTLFAEKGFEGTSVEEIAAKAGVSKPVVYEHFGGKEGLYAVVVDREMRQLLDMVTGALTAGHPRELLEQAAFALLDYIERYTDGFRILVRDSPVAQSTGTFASLISDIATQVEDILGLEFKARGFDPKLAPLYAQALVGSVALTGQWWLDVRKPKKAEVAAHLVNLAWHGLDGLEQKPRLIGHRKN